GTTCATCACATTTTATTTTGCCTTTACCTTTGTCAATGAAAATTATGGATGCATGCTATGATCAATCAAGATGGTGTTCTGATTCCCATATgaattgtatttttgtttttctctttctatgatCAAGGCTATTATACATTTGATTATAGTTATTACATGGAAACCAGCTTTATGCTGTTAATCTTATACCATAACCCAATCGCTGTATGCTGTCAGCTATCTATTCCGGCCTTGCATAATCTCACTTGTACACACTGGTAACTTGTAAATAGTGGAATATCCAATTGAAAAGCAGactactttttaaataaatctggGTTTAGTTTAGGTATATGATCTCGTATAAATTGTCAAAATACACTTGTCACTTGTCAGGATTAAGCATTACAATTATTACTACTATATGATGGCTGCAAGTTCATATCTTACTCTTCTTCCAAGCTTGAAGTAGCATCCTTGTGATGAGTTGAAAACTGGCATTTTAGAGAGGCAGTGTTATTAGTTTGTTCCCACTTCTGGGGAGGATGAATCGAGAGCTTGCTGAGAGCTGACGCTATTTATGCAAGCCCATTCCTTTCCAGAGTAGTAGTGAGGTTCGACTTTTGATTCATGATAgcaaatatttgaaattgattattAGTTTGTGAATGAAGGATAATCTTTACCAAtgattcaaatataatttttttgttttatgccCCTTCTGGGTGAGAAGTTAAATTAATGGAGGTGTTAACAACAGAAAACAATGATCATATAGCATTTGATTATCTCTCCTACAACCTAGCAGTAAACGTGGTCAGAAACCTCTCTTTGACAGTCAATTCCCTTTAATCTGTTGGTCTCCATGCCAAAAGTTTCTATGTTCATAGTGATTAAATGAGCGTATTCCTTTGCCATAGCCTACCACCAGCACTGAATGTGATCTCTCCTTTTACCAATTGTAATGCTTATTACGGAATTGATGCATatcttttgataaaatttttacTGAATTTTGCAAAAACTCACCATGCAATTCGGCTACTTTCAGAATTGAGTGATAGGCAATTTTCTTTAACCTAGTGGCCGAGATCTAGAAGTGGTCAAAAACCTTTCCATGATGGAAAACGGTCTTAATCTGTAGGTTCCCCAAGTCAAAAGATAATAGGTTCAGAGTGTTTAAATCAGCACAGCCCTTAGTCATACTCTTATCATTAAAACCGAATTATTAGCTCACCTGTCGTTGGATTACCCATTTGGCTCTTTAAGTTGTTGCAAGTCTAATACTTTATCAGGGATAGCAAAGTATTACTATGAGATCTGATTGATAGTGCAAAGAAACATAGAATATCATAacttatttctctttttaaaattgcCCCCTTCTTTGTGGAGTATGAAGTGTTTAAAAAGTTACAGTACAAGCTGAGAGAAGCTGTGATCATATGGGATTGAATCgggaaatgatatttttctctAGATATTCGGTTAGGAACTTGTAGGCTGATTCACTTGGATGGATAGCATCCCAAAACATGAACTGAGAAGCATTTCCACATGTTGGTGTCGCTTTGTTACAGGTTGATCCTGCTTCAACAACCCCTGTTCCGCAGCACCCTTTATGTGTCTCGACAAAACCTGTCGTGTAACTTCAAATATTAGTAAACTAGGCTTAATGCAAGAGAGAGGTTCGAACCCAGGACCCCTTATGTAGATGCCGTTTGAGCTACAGGCTCATTTTCATTGGCTATACCATGCTTGATTACATCAATGTATAGCAGATTGGACACGGATCTACTAGCTCTATATATGGTCATTTTCTAAGGGGTCTGTCTCTCTTGTCTGTTGGTCCATAAATGACTTGTAAGGTCTCTTTGTAAGTCAGTTGAGTCCTTGAGTCTGATCTTTAATTTCTATTGTCCTGATGGCTAAAATTTTCTGAACATACATCAGCATTGCTCAGTGTTTAAATGAAGGGGACCAACCCCGTTTGTTGTTTGGTGCAACCAAAGCATTAATTAGTCCAGCCTAGTAGTTTAGCTTTTACCATAATACATgttatattttgtcaaaacaGCTAATCCCCTTTCTTTCCCCCCCATTTTTGAGAAGACAGCTTACCGTATTTTTGTGGCTGGGAAACCATGTCAGATAATGGGTCGTAAATGTCTGCATAGAGAATTCTGCTTCCTGGAAGTGATGACTGCAATGGAGGTAGTaaccttttaagttttttattataggCTTGACAGTCTGAATTTTGATCTTCTAGACATGCTAGATTCCCTGAACTCCCATATCTTGTGACTATCTGAATAGGCAAACACCCAATTGGAGGAAGGCCAGCAATCGCCATTAAACGGCCACCAAGATTGTACAGTTCCTGTGAACATTACCATCAGAAGTTACCCGAGAAAATGTCGGCAGTTTTATGCTTGAAAATACTCTAACCCTAGAATTTGATTGTGCAAAGCTAGATAGATGCCTGCATTCATGCATACCTGCACAAAATTTTGTAAAGAACTCAGCAGATAATCATGATAACCACTGATACTGTTGAACTGATACCGTCTTGTGGGTATATCATAATAGTTGTAAATCAAGTCATTAGTGCCTGAACTAACAATGATGAAAGCTCTGCCAAGTATCTTCTTGGCCTCCTCTTCTCCAACAATTCCCCTGAGTCTTGTAATATAGTTCTGGAATAACTCAAGTTGCTCGTACATTGGGATGGCTCCGGATGCCACCGTCGTCATGACGTCGTATCCTGATCCTGCCGAAGCAAAACACACGCCGGTGCGAATATCGTCATCGGTTAGGCTTGGACTGAGGACAGGCGGAACAGTTTCTTCCATCCCGAGGATGCTGGCTGTAAAGTCAGGAATGAGTTTTCCGTTAGAAAACCTTCCTGTAGGAACGTGGCCTGGAAAATCTCGGCCATACGGTGGATGGTCACTTCTGAACACTGTCTTCACGTAGTTGTTGTTACCAGTATCAACCGTCGAATCGCCGAAGATAAGAATGCTGGAGAATTTGGGCAAGGTTGCAGCCCCGCTGAGGTTGCATATGGTCGCTAATGTGAGGAAGAGGAGGGCAGGTGCCATTGTTGATTGATTAACATGGTGAGATTACTTTGTATTTATAGAGAATAAGAGAACTGTTGTCTTTAGCAGTTTCATGCCCTTTTTACATATGAAGAAAATGGCTGAAATTAAAATCTCCCCAGCTACCTTGCCATGTAATATTAAAGAGAATTAAAGAAGAGATAAAGCCTGCATCCTTCTTCGGTCAATGAATTTGACTTGTACATCGATTTCTCATGTGTGAAACTGTTGGGTTATATCCAGGTACAATTACACTTGCTTTAGCAATCAATGTATCCTCGAGTTGGCTTGTTTATTATATATACTGAAATTtaactcctttttattttcttttcaaatcaagttttaagcAAGCAATTCATATTAAAAGAATCTAACTGGACTTGGAAAAGCAATGTAGCTCCAAGCCAAAGTACATTACCTATTAGAACAATGTAATGATAGTTTTGctcttttattaaataaataaattaacattagcttttaagatattaatttttttttacatattcatTAGTCATTGCTAAAATAAACGAGGACATATAAGTTTTTTTCCACTTTAATCGCATAGTGAAACGATAAAAATGACATTGGaagtaataaaaatcaaaacttacaTGAGAGTGAtacttttgtattttcataatgttttattattattataatatcaatcgaggagcaatttgatatttaaataaatataaaaaataataaataattaaaaagcacaacaaaatgatcaaaatacctttaaaagtaaaaaatttaaactggaGTTAAGGtgtgtttttgtcttttcacaacggttttttcattattattaagttaGCTTAAGGACGATTTAGTGTttgactaaatataaaaaataaaaataaaaataaaaagaataaaaatatgggGCGCTTGACCATGCTTCCTGGTGAGTGGGAGGCGCTTGCACTTTTTCTTGCACTCTTTGAACGACGCGTGCGACACCTCCCAATATCCAAAAACACTATTTTATCGTGTAATTGGAAGTGTTGccgtgttcttttttttttttgagaggcACGAGTCAGTGTTGATAGTATGGTTTATCTCTAGTGAAACTTTCTAcatcccttcttttctctcttcttcctagAAAATTATAACTTGACTCTCTTTattgttgatatttcaacttcagtctttattcttttgacttctaatttttgtttttgaccattttatagaagtttttttttttaatttcatcattccatCCTAGTTTGctacatatttgtttttctaatttgattttcattctttttatttctaatttttttctctcgatttttttgtaaaagttattattcttttttattttactgttcaatcaaaaatttgtttctttatgtcattttttatcttcattcttttgattttttaatcattttgctaaattgatttttcttttcaatttcaccgctcaatcaaatataaaatttattttgtttttcaattttgattctcattcttttaattgctattttcttaATCCTTtagtataattgaaatttttttttcaatttcatcattcaatatttgattaattgaaaattaaacttcataattttttcaaatacgGTGCTTCAGAAAAGTTaacacaagtttttttaaaatggttttataattctctttatttttttatcaagttattcCAATTTCATAATCCAGGTTGTGAGTTTAGCAGGATATCCTGAGTTGGCTTGACCATGATTATTGAGGTTACATGTTTATCATGCTAACTCAGGTTGATCATGTAGTTGTTTTTACCccatttcattcttttatagTTAATAGGTTGTAAATTGAGATatatcatttgttttcttttgaaaaaaatagtttttcaacAAGTTATCctaataacttttctttttaaatttgttcCATCTAACAtcgtttctatttttttttatctaattaaaataaaaccagctTATTCAATCCAATTAGGTATATGACCCGAGTCacatatttggtttttttttttaaacacgcTTATGGCATCTGAATATCATTTCTTGCgcaagaagaaaataatccaGCCCCACAATGAAGCACGGACACCGCGACTATTTTCATACTATTATTCATGATAAATCTGTTTCTTACAACTTCTCTTAAGGTTCAAAATTAGAATGAtaatgtgtaaaaaaaaacctagttgcaaTCCGAACtaagtttttaaaagtattgagAAATGGAAAACACTTCCATTCTACGCATCAAACAATAGCACTTATTTATCAGAATTACTCTATGAAATATAAGAAGctaaattaatgttatttttgctTGTAAAGAATGTCATGCATCAgcctaaaaagaaagaaatctaaTAAATAGAGGGAAGGTACTCTTTGTTTATGTagttgaaaagtatttttgtaaaaaaataatttttttatttcaaattaattttttttttatgttttcaaattggtatgctatatcaaaaataaattttaaaaataaaaaaaattattttaatatattttcaaataaaaaaaatatttttaaaaataattactattaaaaCAGTGCTTCAAAAATGTATCAATGCGCCCAAGAGAATTTTGCCTTTTTAGGCAAAAAGCCAAAAACTAGTCTAATCAATTCAGGTATTATTTCTCTTGATCTGACCAGAAAGCCTTCCTCTCCAACACACACAGCGAGAACAACGTTGTCTTCGTTATTGAAAGCAAGGATCTGGAGACTGATCCTTTTGCTTGTgacaaaaatcatttaattgtttgataattgatcaAATATTGTCTTGTtgagagtaattttttttttaaataataattaacagagtgatgatttaaataaaaattttaaggcTATATCATCCATAACATTCAAGccatttcaaaagcattttagTAATTATCTTGACAGCGgttagattttagatttattttttaatgattataaaTTTGAGTAATTTTAGaaccattaaaaatttatatggtcgttaatttcaagacCAGTAATATTAAACAAGATGCATGTAAACTGACTCAGATACTCgcgttaataataaaaaaaaaaacaataacaacaacaatcccttaaatggataaaaataagCTTTGTAAGGGATTAATTCCACCTTAGTTAATAATCATTATCTAAACAAACACAACATTGCTAAGTTATAACTCATTCTAATTCAATAAATACAGATTACAATTCAAATTGGAAGCTAATAAGAACCATTATAAATACTTGGATTAATTATGATCATTTTATACAAGCTATGCatatgattatatatttttatatttggtagtatcataaaaaatgagttggaaaatattttttaatatttggctatgctatgatgttttttattttttttataatttttagaaagtgtattccataaaaaataaaaaataatttttcaaaaaactaagttaaaattatttttgacaaggaaatattttttattgatcataaataaatataaaaaaatttgaaaaatagtttttaaaaaaatatattttttataaaacaaaacggggctttaaattcttttttctctccctcaaCTAAGAACTTGCTCACTTGAGcatcaaagaaat
This window of the Populus trichocarpa isolate Nisqually-1 chromosome 13, P.trichocarpa_v4.1, whole genome shotgun sequence genome carries:
- the LOC7497423 gene encoding GDSL esterase/lipase At2g30220 encodes the protein MAPALLFLTLATICNLSGAATLPKFSSILIFGDSTVDTGNNNYVKTVFRSDHPPYGRDFPGHVPTGRFSNGKLIPDFTASILGMEETVPPVLSPSLTDDDIRTGVCFASAGSGYDVMTTVASGAIPMYEQLELFQNYITRLRGIVGEEEAKKILGRAFIIVSSGTNDLIYNYYDIPTRRYQFNSISGYHDYLLSSLQNFVQELYNLGGRLMAIAGLPPIGCLPIQIVTRYGSSGNLACLEDQNSDCQAYNKKLKRLLPPLQSSLPGSRILYADIYDPLSDMVSQPQKYGFVETHKGCCGTGVVEAGSTCNKATPTCGNASQFMFWDAIHPSESAYKFLTEYLEKNIISRFNPI